The following proteins come from a genomic window of Tenebrio molitor chromosome 9, icTenMoli1.1, whole genome shotgun sequence:
- the tefu gene encoding serine-protein kinase ATM isoform X1, protein MEISRQLDDLCTALDSNKITTRRHACDDLSELLGRKSTVDFLNENDPDCWPRILSSIQSCIAKDHDKKLEEFRKKGASVLNTAPPSADLFVVFVRVAAKENAATLSFRKLLDFILESLNNEKKKYLELTFLKILSHNFLVHSHIRRLLLSRDWEGLYLSLKSLCEKKNSNTEQIKCLALVIKWGPLYTFPVDTFRGEFAFVARLSQTVTRSSPKQQQEAILELVYEFSVHAAKDNRLACCKLGEEIINNLIEIYQANANEDKMKARLVEFFLLQVAIHNPKGVKENHPAAYAVSWNTWKRCLKNLHNILIDEIEINMQLTVKNQSFFIVKDDIKQLFDGFVCLFVKVCRQLFDDGDVNFADTSERPSKRARVEMGIDNLIDKLKTSKSWTWINLIYPLIEAFPDMINSDGYVALLTILTSLQVECKDVSLLHHVYKALSVLKKIENVTNVASHKPQIDQLWKSVADSSLRLMGNQRDHQIQTLLQQLILDRYIDTHDSLLQHYRTGGALNVTNHNLKTLDVAFKTFTYLQFDNGLKTEIVRWILDNNSKCFCHSNVAKILVCLILKQWPKNVFNTETALSGRPFEDIEDVYFTVCFENLIVSCQNNENHDTSDIFCVDQNLFTVLIDMLTNLTKNLVVEKNVGYLLNVTILFFNIISYLIKFDTIDIGSLCDFNLYELFEICAKNLFTQLQVRMQISEDKNLESTTEYVEKLNILFGTNISVLMSKQLRKIVPQNLIKEMFKGLGTELEEGTQENSFLTFKKSVMETLVNFSCQPDAGDLLDIQQRALECLIETDYDYTIGSDYELALTLLQTLISCKPESLSENSHLSIFNVFQKICEVRYHCYSSAVTVLHLFSDIYPFVNTCKSIFVDILTTFYGLNYGPGVSVALLNCMGLVFQLEPTACPKLSNEEIVLKIPEFLTSDYQDVRFAAIRNLAKFFEISSKTRLLEQYHLQEIMFSRISEMSLQVFEIEGNASDERIIDETATRSSSILHTFAAIMVASYVWTEESLFTLLRIVCDKNLGFSQVKTVIDMVGQKLGFETRLQFLEKYVVALVNRWKIYGVDSFPFQIFNCATKIEFYTKYWTRLAPVIIENDASSLNEVAVGLGAPLREIVEETGPKLLSYCIAQEICGLKSMAFNEIYKFLNNTLGENKSEELFKKNIHESVLCLSDFICDERDYENSFGEKMIFPKGEQLRLSVEQFHACVRYVETMMYDSKTLMAYLLSNNPDKLHHILLALNLRVDAAKALEEKLRYFHLYSVMSLLCIESATCEASMQPYLVRVLTHTFLHHIKNHKNQPELSRIACKLFKEVLQKFLSKLANVVVEFFSIVVSRLKNVALEECEISDSCVDMLEYLIVNHRDQFRGEIEKLDSIPKTPKFAKIYKVHYSIKYSEKKVTLEDEIEQFLDFGRNIESFDECEHSLIHLRTLLTERKNELKNLYLELRKTRGFSEDCENSTVHQLICMLITLSCSSNRNVSTEAVRCLGEIGPADLTTLILQPEKPIPDPKWTPWELVLGYSLSLLSKYIVDSDVKVVEAATTALFKILSTKEGRKVAESETDFGFGAINPNYLTPFCALPVRKTNISTNVNGDNFKNVMENDNLWIPTHCCHKTWITDLVSAFLETFQEVDFFASFVAVCRLKTEFCEQILPLVLYTVLYSNVFAQTCLISGQIKIFFDHHWEVTVNNRQTVSITTNKSSVQCMLNVVHFIRLQQSVRKKHLHDMKLDYLKVAKAAHFCTAHFTALLYAEFWCQEQINQEPSDDSVSTSSYTKLDSVYERVDEVTGNALQNILRQAYKAVGEVDALLGCGTFHLLNPTARIDHYKELGRWDVVTHSYEMQVSLGNQSSLGPLVQSLKNANLYQLSLFCSNALDEPNYESLWRLGQWEYTKSSGRNSGQDYHKSKFYAFKALHDNDEFSFKNSMAAGRACVVEDFRGANMESIKNFYSSLARLQCLKEIEDFAEAIRAKEIEELLGQWKVQDEMIQNDYQYVEPVQAQRIVLLTELLKEQRGNPKEAIIDTILECAQCARIENNPHVAFRTLESLRMLPALSNDVLAKIQLEEAQLCWSIQDVVTAKRILRQLSANENVNPRLHAMALKMSGKWMVESSSENRQTIIENYFRKSLTLLDSSNKTSEDQKSILDTFDQLAKFADREYQEVMTHIKSDIFQKKKENIVKATQNVSNINLKRATRDLQKAVSIKVKQSKIDETEIMNIEVEKNNLLQSALKYYLLNLIGSDDHNITIFRLISLLLENRNNDVIRPVLTSDLLKIPSYKFIAVLPQLIPHISTGTNDPFSQTVDDVIERCARDHPHHALPLILSLALSNKDRDYAESKAVANEARMRSARSLLNRLENDETLASLVEKMEYVSEALIELAYYKPRGESDGDVKVPKNCKIRAVQNYDEVLLPTHTLPVEPSRGYNRIVGIRTFGEVYSNVGGINAPKRITCKATDGTSRTQLVKGQDDLRQDAVMQQVFTMMNSLLTINKQTKNLRIRTYKIVPLSMRSGVLEWVENTMPIGEYLAGRSGDGGAHTKYRPKDKNPHRCRVDFKNASHKTNEEKLRNFNAICAKIKPVFHKFFEVNFPQPTVWYERRRAYIHSVATSSMCGYILGIGDRHLNNVLIDKSTAEVVHIDFGIAFEQGRVLPTPETVPFRLTRDIVDGMGVSGIEGVFRRSCEKTVEVLRLHHQTIITILEVLLYDPLYDWTVSTAEANKRQKDEHDASEMSNVSMYGGRDEGGFRDVNVTAERALLRLKAKLQGTESGKSTTVEDQVGTLIQQAVNPSNLCKLFHGWQPYL, encoded by the exons ATGGAGATATCAAGACAACTAGACGACTTATGCACCGCATtggattcaaataaaatcacaaCAAGAAGACATGCCTGTGATGATTTGAGCGAACTCTTAGGACGTAAGTCCACcgttgattttttaaacgagAATGATCCCGATTGCTGGCCGAGGATTTTGTCGTCAATTCAATCATGCATTGCTAAG GATCACGACAAGAAGCTCGAAGAGTTTAGGAAAAAAGGGGCGTCGGTTTTAAACACGGCGCCCCCAAGCGCCGACTTGTTCGTGGTTTTTGTTCGAGTAGCGGCAAAAGAGAACGCCGCGACGTTAAGTTTCAGAAAATTGTTAGATTTTATTCTTGAATCTTTGAACAATGAGAAAAAGAAATACCTCGAGTTGACGTTCTTGAAAATATTGTCCCACAACTTTTTGGTGCATTCACACATCAGAAGACTGTTGCTGAGCAGAGACTGGGAAGGTCTCTACTTGAGCCTGAAGTCCCTCTGCGAgaagaaaaattcaaacacTGAACAGATTAAATGTCTCGCGCTTGTGATCAAATGGGGGCCCTTGTACACTTTTCCCGTTGACACGTTCAGAGGAGAATTCGCATTTGTGGCGAGGCTGAGTCAGACAGTGACGCGGTCTTCGCCTAAACAGCAACAAGAAGCGATACTGGAACTAGTTTATGAATTTTCCGTTCAC GCCGCAAAAGACAACCGATTGGCTTGTTGTAAATTAGGCGAAGAGATAATCAACAATTTGATTGAAATCTACCAAGCAAACGCGAATGAAGACAAAATGAAAGCTCGTTTGGTAGAGTTTTTTCTGCTGCAAGTGGCAATTCACAATCCAAAAGGTGTGAAAGAGAATCATCCAGCGGCTTACGCTGTGTCGTGGAACACCTGGAAAAGATGCCTCAAAAATCTCCACAACATCCTTATCGAcgaaatagaaataaatatgCAGTTGACTGTCAAAAACCAGTCATTTTTTATCGTTAAAGATGacataaaacaattgtttgacGGTTTCGTCTGTTTATTTGTCAAAGTGTGCAGACAG TTGTTTGATGATGGTGACGTCAATTTTGCTGACACGTCGGAACGTCCAAGTAAACGCGCGCGGGTCGAAATGGGCATCGACAACTTGATTGACAAACTAAAAACGAGCAAATCGTGGACTTG GATAAATCTTATCTATCCCTTAATAGAAGCCTTCCCTGACATGATTAACAGTGACGGTTATGTCGCCCTTTTAACGATCCTAACCTCCCTTCAAGTGGAGTGCAAAGATGTCAGCCTGCTCCACCACGTTTACAAAGCTCTATCAgtactgaaaaaaattgaaaatgttacaAATGTCGCATCACATAAGCCACAGATCGATCAGTTGTGGAAGTCCGTTGCAGATTCTAGCTTACG TTTGATGGGAAACCAGAGGGACCATCAGATTCAAACGCTGTTGCAACAGTTGATTCTTGACAGATACATAGACACCCATGACAGTCTACTGCAGCACTATCGCACAGGTGGCGCTTTAAACGTCACCAATCATAACCTCAAAACTTTAGATGTCGCTTTCAAAACATTCACATATTTGCAATTCGACAACGGTTTGAAGACTGAAATAGTGCGTTGGATTCTAGACAACAATTCGAAATGTTTCTGTCACAGCAACGTTGCGAAGATTCttgtttgtttgattttaaaacagtggcccaaaaatgttttcaacacCGAAACTGCTCTCTCCGGTCGGCCATTTGAAGACATAGAAGATGTGTATTTTACggtttgttttgaaaatttgattgtATCTTGCCAAAATAATGAAAACCACGACACCAGTGATATTTTCTGTGTGGACCAAAACTTGTTCACCGTCTTGATCGATATGTTAacaaatctaacaaaaaatctAGTCGTCGAAAAAAACGTTGGATACTTACTCAACgtcacaattttatttttcaacattatCAGCTACCTGATCAAATTTGACACAATCGACATTGGCTCCCTCtgtgattttaatttgtaCGAATTGTTCGAGATCTGCGCGAAGAACTTGTTTACGCAACTGCAGGTCAGAATGCAAATTAGTGAAGACAAAAATCTGGAAAGTACGACGGAGTatgttgaaaaattgaatatatTGTTTGGTACAAATATTAGCGTGTTGATGTCAAAACAGTTGAGGAAAATTGTTCCGCAGAATCTGATCAAGGAAATGTTTAAAGGGCTAGGAACAGAGCTCGAAGAAGGAACACAAGAGAATTCTTTTTTGACGTTTAAGAAAAGTGTCATGGAGacacttgtcaatttttcgTGTCAGCCTGACGCCGGTGACTTGCTAGACATCCAGCAGAGGGCGCTGGAATGTCTCATCGAGACCGACTACGATTACACTATCGGCTCCGACTACGAACTAGCTTTGACACTTTTACAAACACTGATATCTTGCAAACCCGAATCCTTGTCTGAAAACTCTCACTTGTCGATTTTCAACGTTTTCCAAAAAATCTGCGAAGTGCGTTACCACTGCTACTCGAGCGCTGTGACAGTTTTGCACTTGTTTTCAG ACATTTATCCGTTTGTTAACACCTGTAAAAGCATCTTCGTGGACATTCTTACCACTTTCTACGGACTGAACTACGGCCCCGGTGTCTCCGTCGCGCTATTGAACTGCATGGGTCTAGTCTTTCAGTTAGAACCCACGGCTTGtcccaaattgtcgaacgaagagatagttttgaaaatcCCCGAATTCCTGACGAGTGACTATCAAGACGTGCGATTCGCGGCGATACGAAACTTGGCCAAGTTTTTCGAAATATCGTCGAAAACGCGCCTTCTAGAACAGTACCACTTGCAAGAGATCATGTTTTCGAGAATTTCCGAAATG AGCTTGCAAGTGTTCGAAATTGAAGGCAACGCTAGCGACGAAAGGATAATCGACGAGACCGCCACTCGTTCGTCGAGTATTTTGCACACTTTTGCCGCCATCATGGTAGCGTCCTACGTTTGGACGGAAGAATCTCTCTTTACTCTACTCAGAATCGTCTGTGATAAAAATTTAG GTTTTAGTCAGGTTAAGACCGTTATCGATATGGTAGGTCAAAAACTAGGTTTCGAAACGAGATTACAGTTCCTAGAGAAATACGTTGTGGCGTTGGTCAATCGTTGGAAAATCTACGGCGTAGACAGTTTTCCGTTTCAGATTTTCAATTGCGCCACTAAAATTGAGTTTTACACAAAATATTGGACTCGTCTGGCTCCAGTTATTATCGAAAATGACGCAAGCAGTCTAAATGAGGTCGCTGTTGGTTTGGGGGCGCCACTGCGCGAGATTGTCGAG GAAACTGGTCCAAAACTGCTGAGTTATTGCATAGCGCAAGAAATATGTGGTTTGAAGTCGATGGCGTTTAACGAGATTTACAAATTCCTGAATAATACTCTGGGCGAAAACAAGTCTGAAGAACTGTTCAAAAAGAACATACACGAATCCGTTTTGTGCTTGAGCGATTTCATCTGTGACGAAAGAGATTACGAAAACAGTTTCGGCGAGAAAATGATATTTCCGAAAGGCGAACAGCTTCGCCTGAGCGTCGAGCAATTCCATGCTTGCGTTCGATACGTCGAG ACTATGATGTACGACAGCAAAACGTTGATGGCTTACCTTTTGTCGAACAATCCGGACAAACTGCATCACATTTTGTTGGCGTTGAATCTAAGAGTTGACGCGGCGAAAGCTTTGGAAGAGAAACTTCGATATTTCCATCTCTATTCTGTTATGAGTTTGCTCTGTATTGAAAGCGCCACTTGTGAGGCTTCCATGCAACCCTATTTGGTTCGAGTCTTGACTCACACCTTCCTCCACCACATCAAAAACCATAAAAACCAACCGGAATTGAGTCGAATCGCGTGTAAATTGTTCAAGGAGGTGTTGCAAAAGTTTCTCTCGAAACTGGCAAATGTCGTGGTCGAATTTTTTTCGATCGTTGTGAGTAGGCTAAAAAATGTAGCTCTCGAGGAATGCGAAATCAGCGACTCGTGTGTGGACATGTTGGAATATTTGATTGTCAATCACAGAGACCAGTTCAGAGGTGAAATCGAAAAACTCGACTCTATCCCTAAGACTCCCAAATTCGCGAAAATCTACAAAGTTCATTACTCGATCAAGTACAGCGAGAAAAAAGTGACTCTAGAAGATGAAATCGAACAGTTTCTCGATTTCGGTCGAAACATCGAAAGTTTCGACGAGTGCGAACACAGCTTGATCCATCTGAGGACACTTCTCACCGAGCGAAAAAACGAACTGAAGAATCTCTATCTCGAGTTGAGGAAAACTCGGGGGTTTTCGGAAGACTGCGAAAACAGCACAGTCCATCAGCTGATTTGCATGCTCATAACGCTCAGTTGTTCGTCAAATAGGAATGTCAGTACTGAGGCTGTCAGATGTTTGGGCGAAATCGGTCCGGCAGATCTGACAACACTGATTTTGCAACCCGAAAAACCAATACCTGATCCAAAGTGGACGCCGTGGGAGTTGGTACTAGGTTACAGTTTGTCACTCCTGTCAAAATACATTGTCGACTCCGATGTGAAGGTTGTCGAAGCGGCCACGACGGCGCTGTTTAAGATACTGTCGACAAAAGAAGGACGGAAAGTTGCAG AATCGGAGACTGATTTCGGTTTTGGTGCCATAAATCCCAATTACTTGACACCATTTTGTGCCCTTCCCGTGCGCAAAACCAACATCAGTACCAACGTCAACGGCGACAACTTCAAGAATGTCATGGAAAACGACAACTTGTGGATCCCCACCCATTGTTGCCACAAGACTTGGATAACTGATCTGGTCTCTGCTTTTTTGGAAACGTTTCAAGAAGTAGACTTTTTTGCCAGTTTTGTCGCAGTGTGTAGGCTCAAG ACGGAATTCTGCGAACAGATTCTTCCCCTCGTCCTTTATACAGTTTTGTATTCAAACGTTTTCGCCCAGACCTGTCTAATTTCGGGACagatcaaaattttttttgaccaCCACTGGGAGGTGACCGTCAACAATCGACAAACTGTCAGCATCACAACGAACAAATCGTCGGTCCAGTGCATGTTGAACGTCGTCCATTTTATTCGGCTGCAGCAGAGCGTGAGGAAAAA ACACCTGCACGACATGAAGTTGGACTACCTCAAGGTGGCCAAAGCGGCCCACTTCTGTACAGCTCACTTCACAGCTCTTCTGTATGCGGAGTTTTGGTGTCAAGAACAGATCAATCAAGAGCCAAGCGACGATTCCGTTTCGACTTCAAGTTACACAAAACTCGACTCTGTTTACGAAAGAGTGGACGAAGTGACAGGAAATGCTCTACAAAACATCCTCAGACAA GCGTACAAAGCTGTCGGCGAAGTTGACGCTCTTCTGGGCTGCGGAACCTTCCACCTCCTCAACCCCACCGCACGGATCGACCATTACAAAGAACTAGGTCGATGGGACGTGGTGACGCACAGTTACGAGATGCAGGTGTCGCTGGGCAACCAGTCATCCTTGGGCCCTCTGGTGCAGAGCTTGAAAAATGCGAATCTCTACCAGCTGTCGTTGTTCTGTTCGAACGCCCTAGACGAGCCAAATTACGAGAGCTTGTGGCGTCTGGGCCAATGGGAGTACACGAAGAGCAGCGGTAGGAATTCGGGTCAGGACTACCACAAGTCAAAATTTTACGCGTTCAAAGCACTACACGACAACGACGAGTTCAGTTTTAAGAATTCGATGGCGGCGGGGAGAGCCTGCGTGGTTGAGGACTTCAGGGGGGCCAACATGGAGAGCATCAAAAACTTCTACAGCAGCTTGGCGCGGTTGCAATGCCTGAAAGAAATCGAGGATTTCGCCGAGGCGATTAGAGCGAAAGAAATCGAGGAGTTGTTGGGACAGTGGAAGGTGCAAGACGAGATGATCCAGAACGACTATCAGTACGTCGAACCGGTGCAAGCCCAGAGAATCGTGTTGTTGACGGAGCTGTTGAAAGAGCAAAGGGGCAACCCGAAGGAAGCGATAATCGACACGATTCTAGAGTGCGCGC AGTGCGCAAGAATTGAAAACAACCCTCACGTGGCGTTCAGGACGTTGGAGAGCTTGCGCATGCTGCCGGCGCTGTCCAACGACGTCCTCGCGAAAATACAACTCGAGGAGGCTCAGTTGTGCTGGAGCATTCAAGATGTGGTCACGGCGAAGCGCATATTGCGCCAGCTGAGCGCAAACGAGAACGTCAATCCGAG gcTTCACGCGATGGCACTGAAGATGAGCGGAAAGTGGATGGTGGAGAGTTCGTCCGAAAACAGACAAACCATCATAGAGAACTACTTCCGGAAGTCGCTGACTTTACTAGACAGCAGCAATAAGACGTCAGAAGACCAGAAATCCATCTTGGACACTTTCGACCAACTGGCAAAATTCGCCGATCGCGAGTACCAAGAAGTGATGACCCACATAAAATCCGACATTTTCcagaagaaaaaagagaacATAGTGAAGGCCACGCAGAACGTGAGCAACATCAACTTGAAGAGAGCCACCAGAGACTTGCAGAAAGCGGTGTCGATCAAAGTGAAACAGAGCAAAATCGACGAGACCGAGATCATGAACATCGAGGTGGAGAAGAATAATTTGCTGCAGTCCGCCCTTAAGTACTACCTCCTCAACTTGATCGGCAGCGACGACCACAACATCACCATCTTCCGCTTGATCTCTCTGCTGCTCGAGAATCGCAACAACGACGTCATAAGGCCGGTGCTGACCTCCGACCTTTTGAAGATACCGTCGTACAAGTTCATCGCAGTGTTGCCGCAGCTGATCCCCCACATTTCGACCGGTACGAACGACCCGTTCAGTCAAACCGTCGACGACGTCATCGAAAGGTGCGCGCGGGACCACCCCCATCACGCTCTGCCTCTCATCTTGTCGCTTGCTCTCTCCAACAAAGACCGCGACTATGCCGAGTCCAAAGCGGTGGCGAACGAGGCCAGGATGCGAAGCGCCAGGAGTCTTCTCAACAGACTGGAGAACGACGAGACGCTGGCGAGTCTGGTCGAGAAGATGGAGTACGTGTCGGAGGCTCTGATCGAGCTTGCCTACTACAAGCCCAGAGGGGAGAGCGACGGGGACGTGAAAGTGCCCAAGAATTGCAAAATCAGGGCGGTGCAGAACTACGACGAGGTGCTCCTGCCGACGCACACACTGCCGGTGGAGCCCTCTCGTGGTTATAACAGAATTGTCG GTATCAGAACGTTCGGTGAAGTGTACAGCAACGTGGGGGGCATCAACGCCCCCAAGCGGATCACCTGCAAGGCCACCGACGGCACGAGCAGGACCCAGCTGGTCAAAGGACAGGACGACTTGAGACAGGACGCGGTGATGCAACAGGTCTTCACCATGATGAACAGCCTCCTCACCATCAACAAACAAACGAAGAATCTCAGAATCAGGACGTACAAGATCGTGCCGCTGTCGATGCGGAGCGGGGTACTGGAGTGGGTGGAGAACACGATGCCGATCGGGGAGTACCTGGCGGGAAGAAGCGGCGACGGTGGCGCCCACACCAAGTACCGTCCGAAGGACAAGAATCCGCACAGATGTCGAGTCGATTTCAAA AACGCGTCCCACAAGACGAACGAGGAGAAATTGCGCAACTTCAACGCCATCTGCGCAAAAATAAAGCCGGTGTTTCACAAGTTCTTCGAAGTGAACTTTCCGCAGCCCACCGTGTGGTACGAGAGGCGCAGAGCGTACATACACAGCGTGGCCACCTCGAGCATGTGCGGGTACATCTTGGGGATCGGCGATCGGCACCTCAACAACGTGCTCATCGACAAGAGCACCGCCGAAGTCGTACACATCGATTTTG GAATCGCGTTCGAGCAAGGACGTGTGCTGCCCACCCCCGAAACGGTGCCCTTCAGACTCACCAGAGACATAGTGGACGGAATGGGCGTGTCAGGCATAGAGGGCGTCTTCCGCAG ATCCTGCGAGAAAACAGTCGAGGTGTTGCGATTGCATCACCAAACCATCATAACCATCTTGGAAGTGCTCCTGTACGATCCGTTGTACGACTGGACGGTGAGCACAGCCGAGGCGAACAAAAGACAAAAAGATGAACACGACGCCAGCGAGATGTCCAACGTGTCGATGTACGGTGGCAGGGACGAGGGTGGATTTCGAG ACGTGAATGTGACAGCCGAAAGGGCTTTGTTGAGACTGAAAGCGAAATTACAAGGGACCGAGAGTGGGAAGTCCACTACGGTCGAGGACCAAGTCGGAACTCTGATTCAGCAAGCCGTCAACCCGTCGAACCTGTGCAAATTGTTCCACGGTTGGCAACCCTACTTATAA